GATTCGGTTATTGTTTCTTGACGAAGGAAGGTAGCGGtggttttacggtggtttttttttttgttttgctagcgGGGCGCTTAAGAATTACGTTACCTGAAGTAGGTGCGCCCGGGCCCGTACCCGGCTGGGGCCAGATCTGCAGCAAGTACTTCAGCACCGCGATCGGTTGTGCGTGATCGATCTCCTCGTTGGCGCCGACGCTCGCCGAGTGCAGCATCAGCGGTGGTCCGAGTGCCGTCGCCAATGCCTGGGCCGACATTTTGTTCCGCTCGGACGCGGACACGACCAGCGACAGATGGTCGAGCAGAAACACGAGTGTGGCCTGAAAGCGGTACACGGACAGCAAAGGTGAGCGTCGTGAGTTATCAGTGTATTGGCGATATCGCCCTCTAGCTTACCCTGTTCGCTCGCGGCAAGCAGTCCAGAATACTGAGCATAAGTTTGGCATTACCCTCGGGATCATCCGGTAGGCAGACACCTGTCGGGGGGACAATCGAAAGCGAATGGAAAACACATTAGTACGGATGGCTTGCATTGAGCGACAGCACTACCTAGGGCATCCACCGTCATCTGGAACAAACACTTGGTGAACAGTGGCTCCGGTAGCTCCCTGAGATAGTCCTTCAACACGCCCGTGATGACGTTGATGTCGGGCACGTGTTCCGGCGTCAATTCCACCGCCCGACTATTCCGCTCGAATGCCTCTCTGTAATGATGCgacgatttttaaaaaatcaaaatccaACATTGAAACCCAGCGGGTGGCACTGAAACTTACCTCAGCAAACGCTTCTTGGTGGCCGAACCACAAAGACGATACAGGCCAATAATGTCCAAGCCTCGCCGTTCTACTTCCTCGACGCAGCGGCGCAGTATGATGGGGACCGGAGCACAGCCAGGCGCTCCCTTCGATTCTCGCGTTACCACCGTCTCCAGATCAGCACCGAACAGTGCTGGAACGTTGCCCCGGAGGCTTGGCAGACCACGACGCCGGAACAGCTGGAACGGATCTGTGTGCCTAAGTCGCAGATAGATGGTGCCTCTCGGTTCAACCTGTAGACAATCGAAAAAATTCACGTAAGCCGTATTATGGAAACATGAGTTGATTCAGTGCGAGTGAGCAACATTAAAGAGTCAACTCTTAAGCTAACTCCTTCcggaattaatttattaacctCTGATCTATCCTCATCTGCAATAACATGGCAAGTAACTCACTCATGTGCTCACTAAGGtttggttcatttagaaatggggcactttgCACAGTGGGTTTCTTTTATACCATTAatccaattgaaaaactttgtaCGAATGAATCATAGGTTTCGATGTAATATCCATTACACAAGCTGAGCCAGAGTTGAGGCTAATTTTGGGTTTTTTAAACTTCATTTAACCGTAACCTGTATAGTTGTTCCCGGgaggaacgagggattggtccagatgTCTTTTTATACCGTTCCTGTTGAATAAGGGCTGTCGCTACTACGAAATACACTATCAGGCACATATGATAAAATGGTGCCGTATGAAATCTAAACATGTATATGCCTGTTATTGGAAAGGCATGAGTCAAATATAATGTATCTGTGGAAGAAATCAGAAAAAATATGGGTAATCATGTGGAAGCCTTCGGCACATGCAATTTTCTAATTATAAAAACGTCGACTTTGGAAGTTttgtgcgatgcctacgaaaagcagGAATGCATAGTAAGCAACAGGGGGTAGAATTTGATGCAAGAAATATCAAGAACTGCTTAAGTGTCATTTAGAGTATTCATGCTTAAATGATATGATGCATATGGGCATCACAGTCCAGGTGGaagctgaacgcaaacaggacgtgtcgtaaatttttacgatacatttcatttatGATAGCTGACCAAGATTCGGGACTAATCAACTGCAATGActaaatatctaaaacacgacgcTAGATGTCCAGATAAGATGAATGGCTATATCAGACTTAGAGACGAACGAAACTTggtgacttggaatatgcattgccgaatagttttttttaaagaaacttAAGGTCGCCCGAGATGAGAAATTTGACAACTTATTAAACTAAActaattaaaataacaacGGCAACTTATAGGGAAACTTAGAAACACAATTTaagtttttaaacatctttgagtttgcatACATATCGGggttctgttgcatagccctgtaaccgggtcGATTAGCtagtattttaaaaatatatgaaaGAATTACACTTCGCTTTTACGAAGAAATTTTCCGACTTTTCTGTTGATACCGCCCATCAACCGCCGCACAGCTGCGGTCAGTCACTGTCCTGGCCAGTAAATTTaatcatttcattcatttgttttatgtcCATAGTTAATGCAACCTTTTCcattagtttttgtttcattattgcccAATATCGCGGAACTGGGGGCAATTTGGTGGATTCAGCGGttttggtataaatttcacaccattATCGTTGTACGTCCTTGCTATAATGGCGGCTTACTAGATCAGGCGAAAACATTACTGGACCAAGATGAGACCTCATAAATGGCAAAATATGTATCTCAAGACACTTATTCTTATACAAATCCGAATTGTTATTTGTCTCAAACACGTTGGACTTCCAGACACATGAGCAGATTCCTTGCCAAAtcttttttttagcaaatttatcggcaaaacaaaacaaacgctgttaaaagtttccatttttgtccacCGGGGGGCGCCACTATAAATTAAACGaagtgccccatttctaaatgaaccaagcATTATACAATCCCCTTTTTTGACAGACGTCGTTCGAGAGTTCATTCTTATTCGATGCGCACATCACGGGACAATATAGATTCCACTCACCTTAAGCGCTAGCTGATGTATCGGTGATTGTCGTAGCAGGGTCGTGAGCGAAAGCGCTCCACGATAGCACAGCTTGTGCCGGTGCTGCGGGTCCCACGAGTAAACGAGCACGTCCAGCTGCTTGTTGCACACGAGATCGAGCTCGAACGATTCGTCCCAGTCGAACTGCAGGTCGCCCGAGCGTACGACGGTGCGCGCCTTGTGGATACGGTCACACTCGAGCACGCAGTACAGATCGCGTATGAGCGGCTGCTGTATCTGGGACGTTTCGGACATCGCGCGCAGCCCACGTCCGGCCAGCAGGTGTATCCAGAGCATGCCCGACATGCCGACCGCATCCACGACCGGCTTGTCCAGCTTGTACTTGGTGTACTCCGCCGGATTGATGTCTATCTGACGGTGCGCTCTCGGCAGCGTCGTGCTGGGCGTCGGTGCCGGACTCTGATGGCCGGTTAGCGCCGCCACGACCGAACCCGGCACACCTCCCACCCCGGCACCCTGCGTTAGCTCCAGCAGCTGCCTCATGCGTCGCACGCTCGGCGACCGTATCGAGGATGGTCCGCCGATGTGCTGCGAGGACAGGGAGCGTACCGGCAGCGAGGACATGCGCGGCCCGCCCGCCGCCATCGAGTGCCGATCTAGCGTGCCGCCGAcgactccaccaccaccaccaccacccacggCAAGCCCCGTACGGCTGCTGTAGATGTGTTCGGTGTTCTTCAGCACGTCGTGGATGTTCTCCGCGCTGCAGGAGAACCGGTGGGCGCGCTGCTGGTTGAGCAGGTCCCGCGAGGCGCGCATCTGCTCGCAGATAGCCGAACTGCTCGGTGCTCGCCTCAACCACGCCCGGTACTCATCGGACGTGAAGATCGACGGGCTGGCCGTGATGCGGTTGCGCAGGTCGCGAATATCTCGCCGGATCGGCAGCGAGTACTCCGGCGCGGACACGTTCCCATCCGCCTCGTCCTGCAGCCGGTCCGCGATGCGTCCCCGCAGACCCAACCGTGTGGCACCGGGCCGTTCGCGCGGCAACGAGTTAAACTTGGCAAACTCGGGACCTCCGCCGAGTGCCTGCGTGCTGCCACGGCCCATCGTACCGCTGGCCGCCATTGCCGGGTGattgtagtagtagtagcttGGCCGTGGTCCGATGGTGGCCTCCGTGTCGCTGGAATAGTCAAGGGCGGGGCGTGATCGGCGCTGCAGCGAGGCAGTCGCACCCAGCGGCGACGGACCGTACTTGGGCCCGCGTGGCTGCGGTGGTGCATCGTACCGACCGTACCGTCCGAGCGTGCCACCAGCGATCGGTGCCGCACCGACCAGATCCGACTTCAGGCTGGACCGTGCCAGCAGTGGATGCCGCCCCAGGGAAGCATAGTCGGCGTACTCGACGCGCGGCAGATGTTGGTCGGAACCGCTGCGCGGGAAACGCTGATGCGACTGGCTCATCGCGACCCCGGCCGGGCCCGCCGACATACGACGGCTGGTGGTGGCCGACGGGTAGAACGCGTGCACCTTCTCCGCCAGGCTCTCGAGTGTGCCGGCATTCTGGTAGTAGGAGTGCGATGTCTGAAAGCCACCGTGCATGCCCTTCGGTTGCTCCGTGATGACCGATGACGGCGGTGCCGGAGGTTTGTAGCCCCAGCTGGGTGTTTCGACCGAACCGGGACCACCCGGGCCCCGTCCACCGCCATAATACAGATCGAGCTGTTCGCTCTGCGGACTGTAATTGTTTAGGCCCAGCCCGAGACGTGAGCGTGACTCCGTCATTTCGCGACCATCGCCGGTGCGACGTTCGCGCGAAGACCGTGAGGAACGTGGGGCCCGGTCCGAGTCGTCCAGATCTTCGTCCCGCAGGTCGCGCTTGATGACGACGActggcggtggtttttgctCCGGGCGTGACATCTGCGGCGGACCGGGCGAGTTTGCTCCACGGTTACCGCGCCGCTGGCGAATGGCCAGCACGAGACGGCGCGGTATGGACATGATGATTACCACATCGTCGAGTGACATCCGCGTTACGTCGACCAAATTCACGGCCAGAATCTCGTCACCAACCTGAAGGGGGAAGAAAAGTAAAATGGTTAACAAACTCAACACTCAACACAATTCGCGATTCGCTTTCAACGACAAGCCGATTGCATAATTTCAGGCGTTACGAACACTACCACGAGCAGCAGTACGTTCGGTTTGAATGGCGACGGCGTGTAAAGTTTACCGGcataaagaaaacatattCCTTTCACTGTAACGTCATCCTAGCGATTCCAAGAAGGGCGCTTATCATACAATATTCTTCAAGAAACCCCCATCTCGTCTTCTGTCAGTTGCAAGCACTCTGACGCAACAGTCTTATCACTTCATGGAAtgataaacaaagaaaaagcaCAATCCATTCCTGAACCGTAGCGAGATCTGGGAGATCTGAGCCCGTTGGGTCCACAAAGCTCGGACGAGCGATAAAAGTGCCCTGAAAAGGGGCACAAAAAGAAGCCCAGTTTTTTATTCCTGTTTTGCCTGCCGGTTTCGTGCGGGTGTTGCTGGCGTGTTCCAccatggaaaaggaaaacgttTCTTTTCAAGTATCCTTCAAACTCGTGCCACCCCCCCTGTCAGGCTATTTATGAAAGCGACGTTAACACACGTACATGTGTATCAGATACACACGCGCGTGTATTTGCATTATATCAACAGCCTCAGCAACATTGTtgacgtgtgtgtttttttttgtcatcatCTGCTGACGCGTGGCATTCTTCAAACATTCACATTCAAGTTTTAACTCGAGCCTGGCCGTTGTGTCATACATTAGAAAATGGGGTTTGCACACGGTTGTACCAGTTAGCCGTTGCATGCCGTGCTGTTTGAGCAGTAACGCTATTAAAGGGTTCACTTTAAACGGATCCTTTGGTTGCTGTTGCCACTCGGTAATGGAATAGTTTACACAAACCTACTAGCAAGTGCACGTTGCTAACATTCTATCCAACCATGTTCGCCCATCGTGCTACTTTTGGGCCACCGCGTTGCTGGCCAGAAGAGCAGCACTATCAAAAGAACATGCTCACCATTTATTCAATTGTCCGGCCATCTGCCACATGCACAAAGGATACACTTTCTTCTGCCGTTCTGCGAACAACATGAATGTCCTTTCCGCAAAAGCGCCCGTAACGAGTAATAGCTCTATTTATCTTTCGATTGCCGTAGCAGCTTCAATCCAATCAGTTCCCTTCGCTACCGTTCCACCCAACATCAATGCCGGCACTGATAGGCGGCGTGGTAGATTATTACATTTCCTTCCTTATGCCGtcgtttattcattttctttttttaccaAGGCCTACGAAGTCCCATGAAGACGTGGTGCACGATGGGTTGTAGAGGGGAAACAAGATACGACGGGACCATGCATTACGTAATGCGATTGGACGCAAATGTAGGGAAAAAACCCTTTCAACAAAACGCCACaaccaatggagacgcctggtcgttTTTACTGATCGGCCGGGGAGCGGCAAAGAAACAAGCCCCAAACAAATGGCGATTTTTGGAGGCATCTTTTGGATTGGAGTGTTTTTGGGGGGTGAAATATTTTGTTGGAATATTATGGACACTTCGAAATAGTCTCATTGAAGTTTTTATTCTGAaagattttatttccctttgaATATTCCGTCTCTTCCGGATCTATTTTCCGGAAACATCACAAATAGTAAATGGAGAGGTTTTTGCTGTATTCCGCTGATATCGGGTGACCACATCAAAAAGGGAACAGTTCCACACAACAAAACTCACCATCGCAACAATATACCCAATCGACCGCTTCTGCTCACCTACTTGCCAACCGCAAAGTCTTCCTCACCAGTACACACCACTGCTAGTCGTACTAGCCACCATTTGGCTGGcgaaacttttaattaatgcTTTTATACCATCTTAATGATAGTATTATTGACTACAATTACAACGTGCGAATGGTAGTCCGCATCGGGCGCATACACATTCGCCTGCTTGTTGGGGCCCTGGCCGGTATCTTTACTGGGCACTGAGAAGATGGTTTATAGGAGTTGGATTCAATGTAAAACGCCACAAACAGTAACAATAATTATAGGGGGAATCGCATTCTGTGCTGTAATGTTCGGTTTAAACATTTGGCGGTTTTGTTAACAGAATgaacgttgtttttttctcaccACTGGTTAGTAAGCAACTGAAGTTGATATTAAATGGCAAATAAAAGTAACGATGCAGCAGAGATATTCAAAACAACTTTCGATGCTGTTACCACCTAAATCACGAATGATTCATTGGTAAACTTATTTACTTAGCATTGCTTTTCTTGGTCTACACCTGAATATTGAAGAAACTTTGAGTATTTTAGCCAACTGTTAAAATATCGAGCAATAAGCTGCTAAGCCCcatgcagaaaataaaaagctAGTGAAAATGTCCATTCCATCCACTAAATCCCTTGACTCCCTCGAACAAGACACCGTCCAGAACAAGCTCAAAGTAATTGAGTTTTACATCAAAACTATCATGACCCTTAAGGTAGAGTGTAGCCATAGCTAAAACTAGGTTGCCAAGGGAAATGTTTAATCACATTCATCTTCAACAATGCGAATGCTTCACGAAGCAAAGCATCGTTTTTTGAtgctgttttaattaaaaatagccAGATCCAGGCTGTAACCCACCAATTCTCACACCGTTGCACGCACAaagaatgtaaatatttttcattttcattgttATACTAAAGTTTTCGCTCTGGAAAACTTGTTCGTTGTGGATTCACACTGCTTGTTCGAAAACGATGATGggttttaatatttcttgATGAAAAATATTCTGTCGTCAGTGTTGGTGCACGGGGGAGTGGGCCTTTTCCTGTCTTGTAATTTGTACATCTCTGTACACAGATAAATACTATTTCATGCCCGAAAGCATTCACACTTCTTTCGCTAATTGgcgtttaattgaaatttccATCCATCATGAGCGGTGGTGACTGCTATTTTGTACTTACCCGCAGGCAGCCGCTGTTGTATACGGCCGACTCTAAAGCTATCCTAGATATAAACACGCCATCCGACCGGTCGGCTCCGTTGCCCTCGCGGATGTACAAGCCCAGTGTCTGGCCCGGTCGTTTGACGATCTCTACCAGCTGTGACATAGGAAAGAGTGGTGAGTGGTGGgatgagaaaaaagaaaaactttaaataaaaccCGCCCTCTCTCCGGCACCATTCCTAAGCGCAACCGTACCCACCTGTACCGTGTGCCTAGCATCACTCTTGTTGAGGAACTTCTGTCCCGCGTCGATGGCCTGCCGACTGCCCATACATCGAGGTTCCAGGATGCGAACTATCATTTCGCCCCTTCGCTCCACCACCTGAATGAGACGAGGGAAGAAgggagggaggggagggggaaagaagaaaaaagagacaCAACATTAGTCACTGTTTGAGCGAGGGATAGGAAGTGGGCAAAATATCCAATACGTCAATGGAACGGTGAAGCGGAGCAAGTCACCGAGGGAGAGAttcatttcttttcacttttccccGTTCCACCGAAGACACCGAAACTCAATTAGTGTCATCTTAAACTTTTGCTACGCACAAAAGCCTGTCAGTACCGTGCGCCAAGAGGCAGACAGCCTGTACGACTTGGCAGCATGCTTGTAGGCAGTGACCTTGAGTGCTGAAGTTTTTCTTCTGAGGAATGCGctaaaaaagcacaccactATGCGCGATACGTCCGTCCAATAGTCTGCTTTGCTGAAGCGTATCATACTATTTCATGCTGTTTTTCTGTTCTCTAAAGAAGGTACTCCAAACCACTGGCAGTATGTCTGCGTCCGACACGGTCTACGGTAACACACGGTCGCTCGCGAAATAGAGCATGAAGTTGAGTTAGCTTTGATGTGGGAAAATGCCATCCAGCTTGGTTTAGTGAAAGAGATGAGCCAAATTTAACACAAGCCACAAACGTTACCCTTAAACGCGAGGGATCCAAGGATTCCGCCCACAAAATGGCGCAACTCACCTGACGAGATAAAAGCACCACTCGACCCGGAAGGGAtgggtttgcttttgtttcaaaaacaagTTCTATCCCGTTATGTTTTTATGGTTTGATCTGAtgttttaaatgttgttttagGTTAAAATCTGCTAGGCGATGATTGAGCATGGTTTTCTAATGTAAAATGTTGTGTTGATGTGTATCACGctcaaacatatttatttattcgagtttgttggtttttggttgaTTTATACGTCTAATTTATAAGTGTTTTAAagattatttttgtattttctgcCCTTTTCGTACTTTGTGCTAATAAACAGATTCAAAAATCAACAGATGATTAGTATAGATTTcttaaacatattaaaataaactatCAAAACTGcatatttattcaacaatattGATTGCTTTCATTGGTGCTTTTAAAATAGACCATGGCAGACATGTGGTACTGCTTCATATCTGATATATGCTTATCATACAGCAAATGTGTTAAAAAGTATTAACAAAATCCAATATTTCTTTGGATATTGCGTAGTATTGGGTAAATGTGAAAAGGCATAACAAAACCCTattcaatggaggcgcccagtactttaCAAACACAAGCGCGAGCAAATTCAcctaaaaagtaataaaatatcCACAATTGGTTTGGCTACCTTTCAGCGAAAAGATGTTTGCAAATAGATTCAATACTATCGtgatattaaatttttaaattaaatttaagtttaaaaaatgttaaacgTTACACAAtatcgatggaggcgcctagtagTTCTGAAATGTTAGCAAGTAAATATTCAACTGCACGGTGGAATTAACAGCTTAACATCTGATTTGTGCCTAACGGTAAGTGTATATTTAGAAACAATATACCATTTCTGCTACTACATTCCGAGCTGTGTCGAAAGATAAAAGTTTAGCAAAACACAGtatcaatggaggcgcccagtacttcaCAAAAGTAAGCTCGAGTATATTACATTAAAGCACTTAGAATATGCATATAATGACACACAACTTGGGATAAACCAAGCAAAGTTAATTATAGCTATTAGAgaaatttaatgtaatttgacacagaaaaaccaaggaagaaaatttaaatacttAAGGCTCAATGTATAGATCATCAAACACTCGTAATGCGTAGATGTCGATGTATTGCTTACGGTGTTATCAGTATGTTATTCACATAATAAACAATTTGATGACCTTTATGAGTATTATTATACAATTTGTACGCATAATGTGTTGCTATACCACATGGAAACCCTTGTGAAACAAAGGCTCGCATTACTTCCGGTTGCGGTACTTTACTAACTAAATATAGCCACACGACCTTTTCGCTTCGCAATCCTCCACGTTATGATCGTCTCTCGTACACATCGTTCCGTTCCAACCAGCGCCAATGGAtgctatctatctatctaaaCACTTACCTCCAAAGCGGCCGCGGTGCTCGGATCGTGGTCATTTTCCACAGCCTCAATCTGCCGGAAGATCTCCGAACTGATGCCGGACACCTTCCGGAAGTCACCCTGCAGCAGAACCGGTTCCTTCGAACCctgtcgctgctgctgttgctgctgatggtgtcCCTGCAGgccctgctgctgttgctgctggtgttgctgctgctgctggagtgCCTGCGCCTGGTGGGAAGGCATCGGACCCGGCGGTGCCCGCCCGGGGCTTGCAGTGAGGTCAGGCACAGATCTTCCATTTTCctgcgaacgaaaaaaaaagtgatacCGTCAGCATTGATGGCAAAGCCCGAACCGTGGAATACGGGAGTGTCGTATTAAGCCTATCATGATGGTAAAATGTATACAAATGTCCTATTTCTCCCACGGTCTTCCGTCTCCTTCCGGCTAGAGTATATTTTACCCACTCACTTCTAAATAGGGAAATAAACTCCATTCCACTTTCACGCGGCTTTTTCTTCGGCTCCGGTAAGCTCTCGTAAATGAACGCTATCGACGAGCCCTCGGGAAAATCGTCTTACGgtggttggaaaaaaaacaggtcgGAAATCGCGAACGAATGTATTGAAAATTCACACCCTTCCTCCAGTGCTGCAGCACCTCATGGAAGGAAAGCTTcgtttcgcatccttcgaGTGCCGAAACGATGCTCCAGCCGAGCGCGATGAACACAATCGATGATTAATAATTCAGCACCCCGTCACGCAAACAATTCCCGGTTCGCGCGCAACCCTCTCGACCCGGTCCGGCATATCgtagcaaagaaaggaaaagaaatggcCGTTAATGCAACGggggaaatgtgtttttccctTTCGCCTCTGTAGCTCAAAAGTTCACTTTCACCACCGTCAAACGATGGATGGTTGGCCGTTACATGATCACCTTTTTCTCACTGACAGCGGCCGTTGAAAGGCAGATTGCATGTTTCAAAATGGGGTTtctaccattttgttttcccacgccgctttttttttcgcttgtgTGTGCTATCGCTTTCAACTACTGTCTTTGCCGTTTCGTCTAAAGAGAGGCCCGTTTTCTTCTGCAAAACAAGTTTGCTTAAGAGTCTCGTCGGTTGTTTGCTTCCGTTGGCACTTTgtgtagcgtttttttttttttggtattctTTCAAGAAAGTAATTTtgtattattcatttttcaatCACAGTACAGCCCTACCCGTGACGAGGGTCCTTTGCAAAAGGTGCACAATCGATGGCACAATGATGTACCATTTCCACGAAACGATAAAACGCACCATAATGCCCAATTAAAGCAATCAAGAGCGTAATGTTCGTTCCAGCGAATGATGCGATCGCGTAGCCAAGCGCTTTCGGAAGCGTTCTACGCGACGTGCCCAGCCCAAACTGACGTCCAAGAGGCACGGAAGCACACTGCACACGGCGCACTAAATTCATCCACTTAGCTTCTTGTCGTTCATTCACCATCGAGTGCCTCCCGTTATCGGCCCAATCTGGGGCCCGCTTTGACATGCACGGTGAAAGTGCTCGTACGGCGTTCGCCCGACCAATGCGCGACCTTTAGCGCTTTGCTAAGCGGCCGCACTGAACGTTTGCCGGTGGGTTGCGTTTACGGAAGTTTTGGTTTTATGCCATCGGGAAACCATCTGCTAACGAGCCTAAACAAACAGTCGCCGCGATGGCCCTCCCAGCGTTGGACCCACATCAGGCATCAaggtaaaattgaatttcctCTCACACAGTGCAAGTTTGGACCTGAGCGCCTGAGGGGGGCAATGGTTCCGACAGATGGCCAGCCCGAGA
The Anopheles moucheti chromosome 2, idAnoMoucSN_F20_07, whole genome shotgun sequence genome window above contains:
- the LOC128298421 gene encoding rho GTPase-activating protein 100F gives rise to the protein MQWRKFARLKTTATGHSRTRRMLCCGRRKENGRSVPDLTASPGRAPPGPMPSHQAQALQQQQQHQQQQQQGLQGHHQQQQQQRQGSKEPVLLQGDFRKVSGISSEIFRQIEAVENDHDPSTAAALEVVERRGEMIVRILEPRCMGSRQAIDAGQKFLNKSDARHTVQLVEIVKRPGQTLGLYIREGNGADRSDGVFISRIALESAVYNSGCLRVGDEILAVNLVDVTRMSLDDVVIIMSIPRRLVLAIRQRRGNRGANSPGPPQMSRPEQKPPPVVVIKRDLRDEDLDDSDRAPRSSRSSRERRTGDGREMTESRSRLGLGLNNYSPQSEQLDLYYGGGRGPGGPGSVETPSWGYKPPAPPSSVITEQPKGMHGGFQTSHSYYQNAGTLESLAEKVHAFYPSATTSRRMSAGPAGVAMSQSHQRFPRSGSDQHLPRVEYADYASLGRHPLLARSSLKSDLVGAAPIAGGTLGRYGRYDAPPQPRGPKYGPSPLGATASLQRRSRPALDYSSDTEATIGPRPSYYYYNHPAMAASGTMGRGSTQALGGGPEFAKFNSLPRERPGATRLGLRGRIADRLQDEADGNVSAPEYSLPIRRDIRDLRNRITASPSIFTSDEYRAWLRRAPSSSAICEQMRASRDLLNQQRAHRFSCSAENIHDVLKNTEHIYSSRTGLAVGGGGGGGVVGGTLDRHSMAAGGPRMSSLPVRSLSSQHIGGPSSIRSPSVRRMRQLLELTQGAGVGGVPGSVVAALTGHQSPAPTPSTTLPRAHRQIDINPAEYTKYKLDKPVVDAVGMSGMLWIHLLAGRGLRAMSETSQIQQPLIRDLYCVLECDRIHKARTVVRSGDLQFDWDESFELDLVCNKQLDVLVYSWDPQHRHKLCYRGALSLTTLLRQSPIHQLALKVEPRGTIYLRLRHTDPFQLFRRRGLPSLRGNVPALFGADLETVVTRESKGAPGCAPVPIILRRCVEEVERRGLDIIGLYRLCGSATKKRLLREAFERNSRAVELTPEHVPDINVITGVLKDYLRELPEPLFTKCLFQMTVDALGSVCLPDDPEGNAKLMLSILDCLPRANRATLVFLLDHLSLVVSASERNKMSAQALATALGPPLMLHSASVGANEEIDHAQPIAVLKYLLQIWPQPGTGPGAPTSGRRGEPVEPRGNKASALPAGKSAAVVASPGLQLGSSISHRSSSSSNIQHQLHSSSSTNLAAATSSISSSISRNPHALASSSSSSNIQSSVPPSIQPRTAANNPSTTSSTLGQHLLSATPSTLQYQSVVAQLAQSHRALQQAGQQPHQSEVSAGLVERVQSPHHATPSPSSSSTSSASGSGSGTDTIKRGASPASVKFKESTSSYSLKSDTQSRMLASTRQHQQVTGAPYTNGSTSNGTIGTAATTSYATDLLHARSSGLFASSAGSDYLSSTSSIASSVASSAAGAGPATSSAGSVGLYGKASAVPSGAVSSAPVTSTLNITTFSLDEKNNLVVSPSPSSASESSYRSSSPASSIQRDKSPNKSGSPSPLRRQDPLDRADSLPSSGATASATAATVSATPSTSASSGGSSFMSSLRSQTLGSYQFPSTSLKLTSQLSSGSSGQDVSDDGSTSSLLRKLTSSLSRTIVSNTGTLPLSLGREKLSELSSTGAAGTAGAGSSSAGAYSSSSGIGSISSSISSSIGGSNSSNNSNSGGLRTMSSSLGYTGIGSGASALDGGSSGTGSSSVTTAAAVTSMNIYGTLPKNSSIYSSYGVGSGTSVSASGGGLSGLLSGTTSSYGISERLRALTTGGSGSADGSTGGSASIGDSGATGSSAGDLDSSGYDYESSGFSSASYSGMATSGASIGSGGGLSSSYFSTGSNSSPFATVSGSSTKAPDTNPYRVPYASTNPFLPSFNPTSDGSNGRADLKTSLDDEPFDMK